The Toxoplasma gondii ME49 chromosome III, whole genome shotgun sequence genome includes a window with the following:
- a CDS encoding hypothetical protein (encoded by transcript TGME49_299260): protein MHRMQKEMESATTEGLPDPASDADRGSCGGTPRKTSLATSKPSDQLHDRSDALEDVQEVENQIACNHFTASVQQSVHLDFVLESAEKDKIIRGTNAQAFGVEPRQEVFSEYDQELSCPCIVADDPLVPLPSCGSEVPPLYINSNEPVSLPVPETAQGCTRTILEEKGSTKQNWGAFNCLLVSDRASKRKRQEDVVSTAASNDADEESLLTSWINTETRNAEEVDSIIAPIVARLGDIEDRLRQSEYERKIGEIKDAEKRIANEFEDSFRAVRSNMELMQEYTLVLDKQLSNAYEIQRQSAEADADALLGWQVHQQLAKLKDELQEFLAHIDWE from the exons ATGCATCGAATGCAGAAAGAAATGGAGTCAGCAACGACAGAAGGATTGCCCGATCCTGCTTCTGACGCGGACAGAGGATCCTGTGGCGGAACCCCGAGGAAGACTTCGTTAGCAACCTCTAAGCCCAGTGACCAGCTTCATGACAGAAGTGACGCATTGGAGGATGTACAGGAAGTTGAAAATCAAATTGCCTGTAACCATTTCACTGCCAGCGTTCAACAAAGCGTGCACCTTGACTTTGTATTAGAATCTGctgaaaaagacaaaatCATCCGGGGCACTAACGCACAAGCGTTTGGAGTGGAGCCGAG ACAGGAAGTGTTCTCCGAATATGATCAAGAGCTGAGCTGCCCGTGTATCGTGGCAGATGACCCACTTgtgcctctcccttcttgtGGCTCTGAAGTGCCACCTCTCTACATTAACTCCAACGAGCCTGTTAGCTTACCGGTCCCCGAGACCGCTCAAGGCTGCACCCGTACCATCCTagaggaaaaaggcagtACGAAGCAAAACTGGGGAGCTTTTAACTGCCTGCTAGTCTCTGATAGAGCAA gcaagaggaaaagacaagaagacgtAGTCAGCACGGCAGCGTCAAATGATGCGGATGAGGAAAGCCTTCTCACTTCTTGGATTAACACGGAAACCAGAAATGCTGAGGAAGTAGACAGCATTATTGCGCCGATCGTGGCACGCCTTGGGGATATCGAAGATCGACTTCGACAGTCAGAATACGAGAGAAAGATAGGCGAAATCAAGGATGCAGAAAAACG CATTGCAAACGAATTTGAAGACTCTTTTAGAGCGGTCCGAAGCAACATGGAACTCATGCAAGAATACACACTCGTCCTCGACAAG CAACTGTCGAATGCATACGAAATCCAGCGTCAGTCAGCGGAagccgacgcagacgcgctCCTTGGCTGGCAGGTGCATCAGCAACTTGCGAAACTCAAGGATGAACTTCAAGAATTCCTGGCTC